A DNA window from Allokutzneria albata contains the following coding sequences:
- a CDS encoding winged helix DNA-binding domain-containing protein: MGERLSLVEQNRALLARQGLLERWRAPLPEVVEAIGALQAQQWGALPVALWSRMHDFETESLYSAFERQELVAGQFLRGTLHAVTAREQPAYSMVVQDGGLNAWQRTKAESSPRAEELREALRKFTDGVTRTVEETCVFIEDWVRANPGAIADEEAQFQRERKWRPFRATSDFMRWPAKGEWGSRTPEAFRAAPCPPGRGPGSAEALETVVRCHIRAFGPVTAEDTAYWMGWKVPPVRKVLEAQGDLLRFTDEAGRTLYDLPDAPRPDAETGAPARFLAPFDSVLLAYEAKRRQRVLPDEHRAAVYMKANLRVLPTFLVDGLVAGLWGSEAKRGEAVLTLRPFGKITKAARRELEEEGERLVRVLHPRAKSRHIAVS; the protein is encoded by the coding sequence ATGGGTGAACGGCTCTCGTTGGTCGAACAAAATCGCGCTCTGCTGGCCCGCCAAGGGCTCTTGGAGCGGTGGCGGGCGCCGTTGCCCGAGGTGGTCGAGGCCATCGGCGCGCTTCAGGCGCAGCAGTGGGGCGCGCTGCCGGTGGCCCTGTGGTCGCGGATGCACGACTTCGAGACCGAAAGCCTCTACAGCGCGTTCGAGCGGCAGGAGCTGGTGGCCGGGCAGTTCCTGCGCGGAACGCTGCACGCCGTGACCGCGCGCGAGCAGCCGGCCTACTCGATGGTCGTGCAAGACGGTGGGCTCAACGCCTGGCAGCGCACGAAAGCCGAATCCTCGCCGAGGGCAGAAGAACTCCGCGAGGCGTTGCGGAAGTTCACCGACGGTGTCACGCGCACGGTCGAAGAGACCTGTGTGTTCATTGAGGACTGGGTGCGCGCGAACCCGGGTGCCATCGCGGACGAAGAGGCGCAGTTCCAACGGGAACGGAAGTGGCGGCCGTTCCGCGCGACGAGTGATTTCATGCGCTGGCCCGCGAAGGGGGAGTGGGGCAGCCGCACACCGGAAGCGTTCCGCGCCGCGCCTTGCCCGCCGGGCCGAGGACCTGGGAGCGCCGAAGCGCTTGAGACCGTTGTGCGTTGCCACATAAGGGCTTTCGGTCCGGTGACCGCGGAGGACACCGCGTACTGGATGGGCTGGAAGGTGCCGCCGGTGCGGAAAGTGCTTGAGGCGCAAGGGGATCTGCTGCGGTTCACCGATGAGGCCGGGCGGACGCTCTACGACTTGCCAGACGCGCCGAGGCCGGACGCGGAAACCGGTGCCCCGGCGCGGTTTCTCGCCCCGTTCGACAGCGTTCTGCTTGCGTACGAAGCAAAGCGGCGGCAACGCGTGCTGCCTGACGAGCACCGGGCGGCCGTCTACATGAAGGCGAACCTGCGGGTGCTGCCGACGTTCCTGGTGGACGGCCTCGTGGCCGGGCTCTGGGGGAGCGAGGCCAAGCGGGGCGAGGCCGTGCTGACGCTCCGGCCGTTCGGCAAGATCACCAAAGCCGCGCGGCGAGAGCTGGAGGAGGAGGGAGAGCGGCTCGTGCGCGTCCTGCATCCTCGCGCCAAGAGCCGGCACATCGCCGTTTCATGA
- a CDS encoding peptidoglycan recognition protein family protein produces the protein MAYSLTWMPGVLREAGLNVVEIGGWQNRGHGNFSGVRGVLLHHTAGPASGNFPSQNVVVNGRPGLAGPLCNLGLGRDGTWFIVAAGLAYHAGAGYVSWCGRDNGNNHLIGVEAESTGRGDWTSAQHESYPRGVAALLSHVGLGPERALAHKEWAPGRKIDPAGWPGDMGGFRGSVGEWMEGGMPSPEEIATAVWSHILAQPDQPENKQAAWVWLTYANVAAWRSADALPQLPAAVWNQVLDNPDDPNIKHAAWVWLTYANIAAWKAAGQPNQPSEIKDPDINKRLASAAADTLQQRRADLTDEQLAAVARAAQEELDRRKAA, from the coding sequence GTGGCCTACTCGCTGACCTGGATGCCGGGCGTCCTGCGCGAAGCCGGCCTGAACGTGGTGGAGATCGGCGGCTGGCAGAACCGGGGGCACGGCAACTTCTCCGGCGTCCGGGGTGTGCTCCTGCACCACACCGCCGGTCCGGCCAGCGGAAACTTCCCGTCGCAGAACGTTGTCGTGAACGGCCGTCCCGGCCTGGCCGGGCCCCTGTGCAACCTCGGCCTCGGGCGGGACGGCACCTGGTTCATCGTCGCGGCGGGGCTGGCGTACCACGCGGGCGCCGGCTACGTGTCCTGGTGCGGCAGGGACAACGGGAACAACCATCTGATCGGCGTCGAGGCGGAGTCGACCGGGCGGGGCGACTGGACCTCGGCGCAGCACGAGTCGTACCCGCGCGGCGTCGCCGCACTGCTCAGCCACGTCGGCCTGGGCCCGGAACGCGCGTTGGCACACAAGGAGTGGGCCCCCGGCCGCAAGATCGACCCCGCCGGCTGGCCCGGCGACATGGGCGGCTTCCGGGGCTCCGTCGGGGAATGGATGGAGGGTGGCATGCCAAGCCCAGAGGAGATCGCCACGGCGGTGTGGAGCCACATCCTGGCCCAACCGGACCAGCCGGAGAACAAGCAGGCCGCCTGGGTCTGGCTCACCTACGCCAACGTCGCGGCCTGGCGGTCGGCGGACGCCCTGCCCCAGCTACCGGCCGCGGTGTGGAACCAGGTGCTGGACAACCCGGACGACCCGAACATCAAACACGCGGCCTGGGTGTGGCTGACGTACGCCAACATCGCGGCGTGGAAGGCGGCGGGCCAGCCGAACCAGCCCTCGGAGATCAAGGATCCGGACATCAACAAACGTTTGGCGAGCGCGGCGGCCGACACCCTCCAGCAGCGGCGGGCGGACCTCACCGACGAACAGCTCGCGGCCGTGGCGCGGGCGGCGCAGGAGGAGCTAGACCGCCGCAAGGCCGCCTGA
- a CDS encoding DUF4442 domain-containing protein, whose product MSVDTSQVGEMMRQMVPWVRNAGIQFLEAGPEKVVVELPDLEDNRNHVGGPHAAMMFGAAETASGALVAAAFIEQLAIATPLPTKGEITYAKLARGRLTATAVLGRPAAEAVAELAAGVRPDVPVHVTISNAEGVETGRLDIIWTLKPHAKD is encoded by the coding sequence ATGAGCGTGGACACCAGCCAGGTTGGCGAGATGATGCGACAGATGGTCCCGTGGGTGCGCAACGCCGGCATCCAGTTCCTCGAGGCGGGACCGGAGAAGGTGGTCGTCGAACTGCCGGACCTGGAGGACAACCGCAACCACGTCGGCGGCCCGCACGCGGCCATGATGTTCGGCGCCGCCGAGACCGCGTCGGGAGCCCTGGTCGCGGCCGCCTTCATCGAGCAGCTGGCCATCGCCACCCCGCTGCCGACCAAGGGCGAGATCACCTACGCGAAGCTCGCGCGGGGGCGGCTCACCGCGACCGCCGTGCTCGGCCGACCGGCCGCCGAGGCCGTCGCCGAGCTGGCCGCGGGCGTCCGCCCGGACGTGCCGGTGCACGTGACGATCAGCAACGCCGAAGGGGTGGAGACCGGCCGCCTGGACATCATCTGGACCTTGAAACCGCACGCGAAGGACTGA
- a CDS encoding MerR family transcriptional regulator — protein sequence MPVGRPAVVGGVLIGELAERTGVSPRSLRYYERQGLLVSVRKGNGYREYDAEAVRTVCVIRSLLAAGLNTETIARMLPCMRMDGPRVVPCAGLVEDLDAERRRIDREIAALVHSRGLLSEVIDAARSDDKVTSRG from the coding sequence ATGCCGGTGGGGCGTCCCGCCGTTGTGGGCGGAGTGCTGATCGGAGAGCTGGCCGAGCGCACGGGGGTCAGCCCGCGCTCGCTGAGGTACTACGAGCGCCAGGGGCTGCTGGTCTCCGTGCGCAAGGGCAACGGCTATCGCGAGTACGACGCCGAGGCGGTGCGGACGGTGTGCGTGATCCGCTCGTTGCTCGCCGCGGGGCTGAACACCGAGACCATCGCGCGGATGCTGCCGTGCATGCGGATGGACGGGCCGCGCGTGGTGCCGTGCGCCGGACTCGTCGAGGACCTGGACGCGGAGCGGCGGCGCATCGACCGGGAGATCGCCGCGCTGGTCCACTCGCGCGGCCTGTTGAGCGAGGTCATCGACGCTGCGCGCAGTGACGACAAGGTCACGTCGCGTGGGTGA
- a CDS encoding MarR family winged helix-turn-helix transcriptional regulator translates to MTSSATDTAAPTEADLAIADELGMALVRLNRVQACIAGHASRNGGIDKSSFVLLATLVGQGPTRSSALAEAVHSDPSTISRQVAQLVKDGLVERRADPVDGRATLLAATDAGLELLRVHRRRRNEAIAGMVADWSAADRRLFAELLGRFASDYEEYMPIAIAELSRQGSSEEGNH, encoded by the coding sequence GTGACTTCTTCCGCGACCGACACGGCGGCGCCGACCGAGGCCGACCTGGCGATCGCCGACGAGCTCGGCATGGCGCTGGTCCGGCTCAACCGGGTCCAGGCGTGCATCGCCGGACACGCCTCCAGGAACGGCGGGATCGACAAGTCCTCCTTCGTCCTGCTCGCCACCCTCGTCGGGCAGGGGCCGACCCGGTCGAGCGCGCTCGCCGAGGCCGTGCACTCCGACCCGTCCACCATCAGCCGGCAGGTCGCGCAACTCGTCAAGGACGGCCTCGTGGAACGCCGGGCCGACCCGGTCGACGGGCGGGCGACGCTGCTCGCCGCCACCGACGCCGGACTGGAACTGCTGCGGGTGCACCGCCGCCGCCGGAACGAGGCCATCGCGGGGATGGTCGCGGACTGGTCGGCGGCGGACCGTCGGCTGTTCGCGGAGCTGCTGGGGCGCTTCGCCAGTGACTACGAGGAATACATGCCTATCGCAATCGCCGAGCTCAGCCGCCAGGGGAGCTCGGAAGAGGGGAATCACTGA
- a CDS encoding MDR family MFS transporter, whose protein sequence is MSESATRAAAAPAEDSDGGLSHRQVLVVLSGLLLGMLLAALDQTIVSAAMRTIADQLHGQTIQAWATTAYLITATISTPIYGKLSDIYGRRPMYLTAISIFLIGSALCGVASNMYELAGARAVQGLGAGGLMSLAFAILADIVPPRERSRYQGYFMAVFGTSSVLGPVAGGFFAGLDSFLGVDGWRWVFLINLPVGIIALVVVSRVLNIPHKRVDHRVDYLGAATLSLGLVPLLVVAEQGRAWGWTSFASLGLIGLSVVGIVLFILAERRAGDEALLPLRLFRSSVFSVGNALNFIVGIGMFGGLLSLPLYMQIVKGASPTEAGLLMLPLTFGIMVASGVSGSMTARTGRYKVFPILGIGSMIVAMLIWSGIGVDTPLWWTSAVMVLMGAGLGLCMQTLVLAVQNDVPPSDMGVATASATFFRQMGGTIGAAAFLSVLFGVVGDRIADSFRVAAGSVDFRAALTDPAVLADPANRPVLQMMQGGGAGQVPSLDDTTFLNHLDPRLARPFLDGFSSAMDTVFFTGAMVMVGAFILIWFLKEKPLSTKSGMQARAAEARAAAAH, encoded by the coding sequence ATGTCCGAATCCGCAACGCGCGCCGCCGCGGCGCCCGCGGAGGACTCCGACGGGGGACTCAGCCACCGGCAGGTCCTCGTCGTGCTCTCCGGGCTCCTGCTCGGCATGCTGCTGGCAGCGCTGGACCAGACGATCGTCTCGGCCGCGATGCGCACCATCGCCGACCAGCTGCACGGTCAGACCATCCAGGCGTGGGCGACCACCGCCTACCTGATCACCGCGACCATCTCGACGCCGATCTACGGCAAGCTCTCCGACATCTACGGCCGCCGCCCGATGTACCTGACGGCGATCTCGATCTTCCTGATCGGCTCGGCGCTGTGCGGTGTCGCGTCCAACATGTACGAGCTGGCGGGCGCCCGCGCCGTGCAGGGCCTCGGCGCCGGTGGCCTGATGTCGCTGGCCTTCGCGATCCTGGCGGACATCGTGCCGCCGCGGGAGCGCAGCCGGTACCAGGGCTACTTCATGGCCGTCTTCGGCACCTCGAGCGTGCTCGGGCCGGTCGCTGGCGGGTTCTTCGCCGGGCTGGACAGCTTCCTCGGCGTCGACGGCTGGCGCTGGGTCTTCCTGATCAACCTGCCGGTCGGCATCATCGCGCTGGTCGTGGTGAGCCGGGTGCTCAACATCCCGCACAAGCGGGTCGACCACCGGGTCGACTACCTGGGCGCCGCGACGCTCTCGCTCGGGCTCGTCCCGCTGCTCGTGGTCGCGGAGCAGGGCCGCGCGTGGGGCTGGACCTCGTTCGCGTCGCTGGGCCTGATCGGGCTGTCGGTCGTCGGCATCGTGCTGTTCATCCTCGCCGAGCGGCGCGCGGGTGACGAGGCGCTGCTGCCGCTGCGGCTGTTCCGCAGCTCGGTGTTCAGCGTCGGCAACGCGCTCAACTTCATCGTCGGCATCGGCATGTTCGGCGGCCTGCTCTCGCTGCCGCTGTACATGCAGATCGTCAAGGGCGCCTCGCCGACCGAGGCCGGTCTGCTGATGCTGCCGCTGACCTTCGGGATCATGGTCGCCTCCGGGGTGAGCGGTTCGATGACCGCGCGGACCGGGCGCTACAAGGTGTTCCCGATCCTCGGCATCGGATCGATGATCGTGGCGATGCTGATCTGGAGCGGTATCGGCGTCGACACCCCGCTGTGGTGGACCTCCGCGGTGATGGTGCTGATGGGCGCCGGCCTGGGCCTGTGCATGCAGACCCTGGTCCTCGCGGTGCAGAACGACGTCCCGCCCTCGGACATGGGCGTTGCCACCGCCTCGGCGACGTTCTTCCGGCAGATGGGCGGCACCATCGGCGCGGCGGCCTTCCTGTCCGTGCTGTTCGGGGTGGTCGGTGACCGCATCGCCGATTCCTTCCGGGTGGCGGCGGGCTCGGTCGACTTCCGCGCCGCGCTCACCGACCCGGCGGTGCTCGCCGATCCGGCCAACCGGCCGGTGTTGCAGATGATGCAGGGCGGTGGGGCCGGTCAGGTGCCGTCGCTGGACGACACCACCTTCCTCAACCACCTCGACCCGAGGCTGGCGCGCCCGTTCCTGGACGGGTTCTCCAGCGCCATGGACACGGTGTTCTTCACCGGGGCCATGGTCATGGTCGGCGCCTTCATCCTGATCTGGTTCCTCAAGGAGAAGCCGCTGTCCACGAAGTCGGGCATGCAGGCGAGGGCCGCGGAGGCCCGCGCCGCCGCCGCCCACTGA
- a CDS encoding inorganic diphosphatase, with translation MEFDVTIEIPKGVRNKYEVDHKTGRIRLDRTLFTATQYPADYGFVDNTLGEDGDPLDALVLVQEPTFPGCLIRARAIGMFRMTDEKGGDDKLLCVPADDPRTEHLRDIHHLSEFYRLEIQHFFEVYKDLEPGKSVEGATWVGRTEAEAEIKRSYEREQVRLAEEGSHDAH, from the coding sequence GTGGAGTTCGACGTCACGATCGAGATCCCCAAAGGCGTGCGGAACAAGTACGAGGTCGACCACAAGACCGGTCGCATCCGTCTGGACCGCACGCTGTTCACGGCCACGCAGTACCCGGCTGACTACGGCTTCGTGGACAACACGCTCGGTGAGGACGGGGACCCGCTCGACGCGCTCGTGCTCGTCCAGGAGCCGACCTTCCCGGGCTGCCTGATCCGCGCCCGCGCCATCGGCATGTTCCGGATGACCGACGAGAAGGGCGGCGACGACAAGCTGCTCTGCGTCCCGGCGGACGACCCGCGCACCGAGCACCTGCGCGACATCCACCACCTGAGCGAGTTCTACCGCCTGGAGATCCAGCACTTCTTCGAGGTCTACAAGGACCTGGAGCCGGGCAAGAGCGTCGAGGGCGCGACCTGGGTCGGCCGCACCGAGGCCGAGGCCGAGATCAAGCGCTCCTACGAGCGCGAGCAGGTCCGGCTGGCCGAAGAGGGCTCGCACGACGCGCACTGA
- the dacB gene encoding D-alanyl-D-alanine carboxypeptidase/D-alanyl-D-alanine endopeptidase — translation MSDAGQRQGGDAPEEPTRKLQQPPGPGLDQATVRMQRPQPMRVGPVPPGKPQPQVFPVGPTVPARKPEEAAPAAAPAEPAVTEDTAEEAPPAKKKGRRVALALTALVVVAGLAVGGVFYGPQVLRAVGLGGIVEDATPAPAPPAQFRAALRPLGAQGPLPTKQGVSAALSGPAAAGVLGTLGGIVVDPASGDVLWDKSASTAMVPASTAKIITSAAALLALDPQATLTTKVVEGPEPGTVVLVGGGDPTISGGAKGFYPGAAKLDDLVAKVKAATGGQQVRKVRVDTSAYAGDTKGPGWMGADMDGQGDDYAAPMEPVMLDGGRLVVTNGDSARTTTPARSAAGKLAERLGVSGGASPGTAPPNARVLAEVQSPPIRQLVETLLLTSDNVLAEAMARQVAMATGAEVSFAGGAKAVHDVLTRNGFDLSGITLVDGSGLSTQNKVSPKLLGSVLAAASAPSSGPNAERTAKLRALLTGLPVAGGSGTLAERYGSGTATTGKGWVRAKTGTLNGINSLAGIVTDNDGKLLVFAFLGNGTGANADARAALDVLASALRSCGCR, via the coding sequence GTGTCCGACGCTGGACAGCGACAGGGCGGGGATGCGCCGGAGGAGCCGACGAGGAAGCTCCAGCAGCCGCCCGGCCCAGGTCTCGACCAGGCCACCGTTCGCATGCAACGACCTCAGCCGATGCGGGTCGGACCGGTCCCGCCCGGCAAGCCCCAGCCCCAGGTGTTCCCGGTCGGTCCCACGGTGCCCGCGCGCAAGCCCGAGGAGGCGGCTCCGGCGGCCGCCCCGGCCGAGCCCGCCGTGACCGAAGACACAGCCGAGGAGGCGCCGCCCGCGAAGAAGAAGGGGCGCCGGGTCGCGCTGGCGCTGACCGCTCTCGTCGTGGTGGCCGGTCTGGCCGTCGGCGGTGTGTTCTACGGGCCGCAGGTGCTGCGCGCGGTCGGCCTCGGCGGCATCGTCGAGGACGCCACCCCCGCCCCCGCCCCGCCCGCGCAGTTCCGTGCCGCGCTCAGGCCGCTCGGTGCGCAGGGACCGCTGCCCACCAAGCAGGGCGTCTCGGCCGCGCTCTCCGGGCCTGCCGCCGCAGGGGTGCTGGGCACGCTCGGAGGGATCGTCGTCGACCCGGCGAGCGGTGACGTGCTGTGGGACAAGTCCGCATCCACCGCCATGGTCCCCGCCTCGACCGCGAAGATCATCACCTCCGCCGCGGCGCTGCTGGCGCTCGACCCGCAGGCCACGCTGACCACCAAGGTCGTCGAGGGGCCGGAGCCCGGCACGGTCGTGCTGGTCGGTGGCGGCGACCCGACGATCTCCGGGGGAGCCAAGGGGTTCTACCCGGGTGCGGCGAAGCTGGACGACCTGGTCGCGAAGGTCAAGGCGGCCACGGGCGGCCAGCAGGTGCGCAAGGTCCGGGTGGACACCAGCGCCTACGCCGGCGACACCAAGGGGCCCGGGTGGATGGGCGCCGACATGGACGGCCAGGGCGACGACTACGCGGCGCCGATGGAGCCGGTGATGCTCGACGGCGGACGGCTGGTCGTCACCAACGGCGACTCAGCGCGGACGACCACGCCGGCCCGCTCCGCCGCGGGCAAGCTCGCCGAGCGGCTCGGCGTCTCCGGTGGCGCGAGCCCGGGCACCGCGCCGCCGAACGCGCGGGTGCTGGCCGAGGTGCAGTCGCCGCCGATCCGGCAACTGGTCGAGACGCTGCTGCTGACCTCGGACAACGTGCTCGCCGAGGCCATGGCCCGGCAGGTCGCCATGGCCACCGGCGCCGAGGTGTCCTTCGCGGGCGGGGCCAAGGCGGTCCACGACGTGCTGACCCGCAACGGCTTCGACCTGAGCGGCATCACCCTGGTCGACGGCAGCGGGCTGTCCACCCAGAACAAGGTCTCGCCGAAGCTGCTCGGCTCCGTGCTCGCCGCCGCGTCCGCCCCGTCCTCCGGGCCGAACGCCGAGCGGACCGCGAAGCTGCGCGCGCTGCTGACCGGACTGCCCGTCGCGGGTGGCAGCGGCACGCTCGCCGAGCGCTACGGCTCGGGAACGGCGACCACGGGCAAGGGCTGGGTGCGGGCGAAGACCGGCACGCTCAACGGGATCAACAGCCTGGCCGGGATCGTCACGGACAACGACGGGAAACTACTGGTCTTCGCGTTCCTCGGGAACGGGACCGGCGCGAACGCCGACGCCCGCGCCGCGCTGGACGTGCTGGCATCGGCACTGCGCTCGTGCGGCTGCCGGTGA
- a CDS encoding zinc-dependent metalloprotease, which produces MPPVEGQGPIDWGIAAATAQRFMGAGPAIPREEAGEAVRRMREQTVEAERHVRDLTGLGHGLPVLPGDVVDRVGWVRAATAGLAALTDHALPRSSPGLRGSVLARTAGVQAGMVLAYLGGRVLGQYDPFGGDGPDGRLLVVAPNVVATQRALRVPADDFALWVCLHESTHRLQFTAVPWLRDYFAAQVGELLSIMDESTAKVLTRLADALKAARNDKDNKDSVGLLELLQSPEQRVVLDRLIALSTLLEGHAEHVMDAVGPSVVPSVGTIRARFSVRRGPRGNVDRLLRALLGVDAKVRQYAQGSAFVDHVVGAVGMERFNTVWTSPETLPTRAEIGDPVLWLDRVA; this is translated from the coding sequence ATGCCACCGGTCGAGGGCCAGGGGCCCATCGACTGGGGGATCGCCGCTGCCACCGCCCAGCGCTTCATGGGCGCGGGGCCGGCCATCCCCCGCGAGGAGGCCGGCGAGGCGGTCCGCCGGATGCGGGAGCAGACGGTCGAGGCGGAGCGGCACGTCCGCGATCTGACCGGGCTGGGCCACGGCCTGCCGGTGCTGCCCGGGGACGTCGTGGACCGCGTCGGCTGGGTGCGCGCCGCGACCGCGGGACTCGCCGCGCTGACCGATCACGCCCTGCCCAGAAGCAGTCCTGGTCTGCGCGGCAGCGTGCTCGCGCGGACGGCGGGGGTGCAGGCGGGCATGGTGCTCGCCTATCTCGGCGGGCGGGTGCTCGGCCAGTACGACCCGTTCGGCGGGGACGGTCCGGACGGCAGGCTGCTCGTGGTGGCGCCGAACGTGGTGGCGACGCAGCGCGCGCTGCGCGTGCCCGCGGACGACTTCGCGCTCTGGGTGTGCCTGCACGAGTCCACCCACCGGCTCCAGTTCACCGCGGTCCCGTGGCTGCGCGACTACTTCGCGGCCCAGGTCGGTGAGCTGCTCTCGATCATGGACGAGTCCACGGCGAAGGTGCTGACCAGGCTCGCCGACGCGCTGAAGGCGGCGCGCAACGACAAGGACAACAAGGACAGCGTCGGACTGCTCGAACTGCTGCAGAGCCCGGAACAGCGCGTGGTGCTCGACCGGCTGATCGCGCTGTCGACGCTGCTCGAAGGGCATGCGGAGCACGTGATGGACGCGGTCGGGCCGTCGGTCGTGCCGAGCGTGGGCACGATCCGCGCGCGGTTCAGCGTGCGGCGTGGTCCGCGCGGCAACGTGGACCGGCTGCTGCGCGCGCTGCTCGGCGTCGACGCGAAGGTCCGGCAGTACGCGCAGGGCTCGGCCTTCGTGGACCACGTCGTCGGAGCCGTCGGCATGGAGCGCTTCAACACCGTGTGGACCTCGCCGGAGACGCTGCCGACCCGGGCGGAGATCGGCGATCCGGTGCTCTGGCTCGACCGGGTCGCCTGA
- the tilS gene encoding tRNA lysidine(34) synthetase TilS: MGGPDPAVASLRSAVRSLLDLVQPREHIAVACSGGADSLALAAASAHVAERRGITVHGLVVDHGLQAGSAEIARRAAAQLVALGVVAQVLPVRVEGPGGPEAAARRARYTALLDARPSSDCVVLLGHTLDDQAETVLLGLGRGSGARSIAGMRPLDPPWGRPLLGVRRSTTRAACAALGLDPWEDPHNLDPAFTRVRLRREVLPLLENVLHGGVAEALARTAAQVREDGEALDELAGALLLRAEDGHELEVSELARSHPAVRRRALRAWLLAGGVTEVTDAHLRSVDALVGKWRGQGGVALPGGLVAERSHGRLHLDLGGSGSERLNP; this comes from the coding sequence GTGGGCGGGCCTGACCCGGCGGTCGCCTCGCTGCGGTCCGCCGTCCGCAGCTTGCTCGATCTCGTCCAGCCCCGCGAGCACATCGCGGTCGCGTGCTCCGGAGGCGCGGACTCGCTCGCCCTCGCCGCGGCCTCCGCGCACGTCGCGGAGCGCAGGGGGATCACCGTGCACGGCCTTGTCGTGGATCACGGGCTCCAAGCGGGCTCGGCTGAGATCGCCCGGCGGGCCGCGGCCCAGCTCGTCGCCCTCGGTGTTGTGGCCCAGGTGCTCCCGGTGCGGGTCGAAGGGCCCGGCGGGCCTGAGGCGGCCGCGCGCAGGGCGCGCTACACCGCCCTGCTGGACGCGCGGCCCAGCTCCGACTGCGTCGTCCTGCTCGGCCACACCCTTGATGACCAGGCCGAAACGGTGTTGCTCGGGCTCGGACGGGGCTCGGGGGCGCGGTCGATCGCCGGGATGCGTCCGCTCGACCCGCCGTGGGGACGGCCGCTGCTCGGAGTGCGCAGGAGCACGACGCGGGCCGCGTGCGCGGCGCTCGGCCTCGACCCGTGGGAGGACCCGCACAACCTCGATCCGGCATTCACCAGGGTCCGGCTCCGCCGCGAGGTGTTGCCACTGCTGGAGAACGTCCTGCACGGCGGTGTCGCCGAAGCGCTCGCCCGCACGGCCGCCCAGGTGCGCGAGGACGGCGAGGCGCTGGACGAGTTGGCGGGCGCCCTGCTGCTGCGCGCCGAGGACGGCCACGAACTGGAGGTCTCCGAGCTGGCGCGGTCCCACCCGGCCGTGCGGCGGCGCGCGCTGCGGGCCTGGCTGCTGGCGGGCGGCGTGACCGAAGTCACCGACGCGCATCTCCGCTCCGTTGACGCGTTGGTGGGGAAATGGCGTGGTCAGGGCGGTGTTGCGCTGCCCGGCGGGTTGGTGGCGGAGCGCTCGCATGGCAGGCTTCACCTCGACCTGGGCGGCTCCGGCTCGGAGCGGCTGAACCCGTAG
- the hpt gene encoding hypoxanthine phosphoribosyltransferase has translation MYDGDIASVLVTEQQIKDKIAELAKQVADDHPEGRGSDLLLIGVLKGAVMFMTDFARALPVPVQLEFMAVSSYGSATSSSGVVRILKDLDRDITGRDVLIVEDIIDSGLTLSWLLKNLQSRGPASLEVCSLLRKPDAVQVDVPVKYVGFDIPNEFVVGYGLDYAERYRDLPYIGTLDPKVYSN, from the coding sequence TTGTACGACGGCGACATCGCGTCCGTCCTCGTGACCGAGCAGCAGATCAAGGACAAGATCGCTGAGCTGGCGAAGCAGGTGGCCGACGACCATCCGGAGGGCAGGGGCTCCGACCTGCTGCTGATCGGGGTGCTCAAGGGCGCGGTGATGTTCATGACCGACTTCGCCCGCGCGCTGCCCGTCCCGGTGCAGCTGGAGTTCATGGCGGTCAGCTCCTACGGCTCGGCCACGTCCTCCTCCGGCGTCGTGCGCATCCTCAAGGACCTCGACCGCGACATCACCGGCCGCGACGTGCTGATCGTCGAGGACATCATCGACTCCGGCCTGACGCTGTCCTGGCTGCTGAAGAACCTGCAGTCGCGCGGCCCCGCCTCGCTGGAGGTCTGCTCGCTGCTGCGCAAGCCGGACGCGGTGCAGGTGGACGTGCCGGTGAAGTACGTCGGCTTCGACATCCCCAACGAGTTCGTCGTCGGCTACGGCCTCGACTACGCCGAGCGCTACCGCGACCTGCCCTACATCGGCACGCTCGACCCCAAGGTCTACTCGAACTAG